In Mercurialis annua linkage group LG5, ddMerAnnu1.2, whole genome shotgun sequence, a single genomic region encodes these proteins:
- the LOC126680524 gene encoding uncharacterized protein LOC126680524 isoform X2: MILAVLFANVEGNILIERFSGVPAEERLHWRSFLVKLGADNLKGVKNEELLVASHKSVYIVYTVLGDVSIFVVGKDEYDELALVEVIFAITSAVKDVCGKPPTERLFLDKYGKICLCLDEIVWKGLLENTDKDRIRRLVRLKPPTEV, from the exons ATGATACTAGCAGTATTATTTGCCAATGTTGAAGGTAACATTTTGATCGAACG ATTTAGTGGAGTTCCGGCCGAGGAGCGGCTACATTGGAGATCTTTCCTAGTCAAGCTGGGGGCAGATAATCTTAAAGGTGTAAAAAATGAAGAGCTTCTTGTTGCATCCCACAA GTCAGTTTATATCGTCTACACAGTGCTTGGGGATGTCAGCATATTTGTTGTTGGAAAGGATGAATACGATGAACTTGCAT TGGTAGAAGTCATCTTTGCTATTACCTCAGCTGTCAAGGATGTATGTGGGAAGCCTCCAACTGAGCGCCTTTTCCTTGACAAGTACGGAAAGATATGCCTATGCCTGGATGAAATAGTTTGGAAG GGATTGCTGGAGAATACCGATAAGGATAGAATTAGAAGACTGGTGAGACTAAAACCTCCAACAGAAGTCTAA